In Dermacentor andersoni chromosome 4, qqDerAnde1_hic_scaffold, whole genome shotgun sequence, the following proteins share a genomic window:
- the LOC126536718 gene encoding uncharacterized protein, producing MYFGRRDPTLAHVRVRRTLYGTPEEKFFQLMAYYRLKVAVKMQKIECYKRSFCQVARALGMGSSKTTFVGRFMRGVAELPDSLLGALGKGWIGQDCAQAYRSCDRAKDYVRRIVEAVINTKPSTE from the exons ATGTACT TTGGTCGTAGGGACCCCACTCTGGCACACGTTCGGGTTCGGAGAACGCTGTACGGAACTCCGGAAGAGAAGTTTTTCCAGCTCATGGCCTACTACAGGCTGAAAGTAGCCGTGAAGATGCAAAAGATTGAGTGTTACAAGAGGTCCTTCTGCCAGGTGGCGCGTGCCTTGGGTATGGGCTCCTCCAAAACAACCTTCGTCGGCAGATTCATGAG GGGCGTAGCGGAGTTGCCTGACTCCCTCTTAGGAGCACTTGGCAAAGGGTGGATTGGCCAAGACTGCGCTCAGGCGTACAGGTCGTGCGACCGAGCCAAGGACTACGTCCGGCGCATTGTGGAAGCCGTGATAAACACTAAACCGAGCACGGAGTGA
- the LOC126536720 gene encoding uncharacterized protein: MAAWSTVVVVSLVFLHHSRAASESEILSNFRRCQRVCNRVLSNTSLLGVVVGVGENLQNATATVGTGIRGGIQGVATGVRQGTAAVVDNVRRNIQAVRNGIRPNRYPEDDYKENSPLPPEEHLYVVPAP; encoded by the exons ATGGCGGCTTGGAGCACCGTCGTCGTCGTTTCTCTCGTATTTCTTCACCACAGCC GCGCTGCGAGCGAGAGCGAGATTCTGTCCAACTTCAGGCGCTGTCAGCGGGTGTGCAACCGAGTGTTGAGCAACACCAGCCTGCTGGGCGTCGTGGTGGGCGTCGGCGAGAACCTGCAGAACGCCACTGCCACTGTGGGCACCGGCATCCGCGGAGGCATCCAGGGCGTCGCCACGGGTGTGCGCCAGGGAACCGCCGCCGTCGTCGACAACGTCCGTAGGAACATACAG GCTGTCAGGAACGGTATCCGGCCCAACAGGTACCCGGAGGACGACTACAAGGAGAACAGCCCTTTGCCTCCCGAGGAGCATCTCTACGTGGTCCCTGCTCCATGA